One window of Bacteroides sp. AN502(2024) genomic DNA carries:
- a CDS encoding polysaccharide biosynthesis/export family protein has translation MNKSFYMYMNMQSVGRHVFACLVVILLLASCQSYKKVPYLQDAEAVQQTVQQESLYDAKIMPKDLLTIVVSCTSPELAVPFNLTVASPAGVAAGTTQLTTQPVLQPYLVDNEGKINFPVLGELRIGGLTKREAEQLIIDKLKPYIKETPIVTVRMVNYKISVLGEVTRPGTFTISNEKVNLLEALAMAGDMTVWGVRENVKLIREGADGKQEIITLDLNKAETILSPYYWLQQNDIVYVTPNKAKARNSDIGNSTSLWFSATSILVSLASLLVTIFK, from the coding sequence ATGAATAAATCATTTTACATGTATATGAATATGCAAAGTGTGGGACGCCATGTATTTGCCTGCCTGGTTGTGATATTATTGCTCGCTTCCTGCCAGTCATATAAGAAAGTACCTTATCTTCAGGATGCGGAAGCTGTGCAGCAGACCGTGCAACAGGAGAGTCTGTATGATGCCAAGATCATGCCCAAGGACCTGCTTACCATTGTGGTCTCATGTACCAGTCCGGAATTGGCTGTCCCTTTCAATCTGACAGTGGCCAGCCCTGCGGGTGTGGCTGCCGGTACTACCCAGCTGACTACCCAACCTGTCCTGCAGCCTTATTTGGTGGATAATGAAGGGAAGATCAACTTTCCTGTCCTGGGTGAGTTGAGAATCGGAGGACTGACCAAAAGAGAGGCCGAACAACTGATCATAGACAAGCTGAAACCCTATATCAAGGAGACCCCGATCGTGACCGTCCGTATGGTGAACTATAAGATCTCCGTACTGGGTGAGGTCACCCGTCCCGGCACGTTTACAATCAGCAATGAGAAAGTGAACCTTCTGGAAGCCCTTGCCATGGCTGGTGACATGACCGTCTGGGGAGTCCGTGAGAATGTCAAATTGATCCGTGAGGGTGCTGACGGTAAACAGGAGATCATAACACTGGATCTGAACAAGGCGGAAACCATCCTTTCTCCGTACTACTGGTTACAGCAGAATGACATCGTTTATGTGACCCCGAACAAGGCGAAGGCACGTAACTCCGATATCGGTAACAGTACCAGTCTTTGGTTCTCCGCCACCTCTATCCTGGTGTCATTGGCAAGTTTATTGGTAACCATTTTCAAATAG
- a CDS encoding polysaccharide biosynthesis protein, which yields MENTLKGIVQYVRKNYFSYWVVLGIDTALSVLCSLVAYAVIHYMGHVPMSDRLLCQLVVFSLTASVAGSLLFHTYRNTIRFSQARELWRIICAVLFKVVCLAIISFGLICETRLPDQYKVSCLLFDGLLTMVILTVFRVSLIIVYDLLLDWVNKKNTRILIYGTDEKSVALKLRLRNSAHYKVAGFYVYGKTNSRRRLTDLPVYYFESGSDVDYIIRKRGIKGILFARYEDTRQEEKRLLEYCKDHGLKTLIAPTISEADSDGNFHQWVRPIKIEDLLGRAEININLRQVAEEFRGKVVLVTGAAGSIGSELCRQLVQMGIQRLVMFDSAETPLHNVRLEFEKNYPGMDFVPVIGDVRVKERVRMVFELYHPQIVFHAAAYKHVPLMEENPCEAVLVNVIGSRQVADMAVEYGAEKMVMVSTDKAVNPTNVMGCSKRLAEIYVQSLGCAIGEGKVKGRTRFITTRFGNVLGSNGSVIPRFKEQIENGGPVTVTHPDIIRFFMTIPEACRLVMEAATMGQGNEIFVFEMGQAVKIVDLATRMIELAGYRPGEDIRIEFTGLRPGEKLYEEVLSDKENTIPTGNKKIMIAKVRRYEYADILDTYEEFEKLSRAVRIMDTVRLMKKVVPEFKSKNSPRFEVLDKE from the coding sequence TCTCTTTGACGGCAAGTGTCGCAGGTTCCTTATTGTTCCATACTTACCGTAATACGATCCGTTTTTCCCAGGCCCGCGAACTGTGGCGTATCATCTGTGCGGTATTATTCAAAGTTGTCTGTCTGGCTATCATCTCTTTTGGGCTTATCTGTGAGACCCGGCTGCCGGATCAATATAAAGTATCCTGCCTTCTGTTTGACGGGTTGTTGACCATGGTGATTCTGACAGTCTTCCGTGTATCATTGATCATCGTCTATGACCTGCTGCTGGATTGGGTGAACAAGAAGAACACGCGTATCCTAATCTACGGTACCGACGAAAAGAGTGTAGCCTTGAAACTGCGTCTCCGTAACAGTGCCCATTATAAGGTGGCAGGCTTTTACGTTTATGGCAAAACCAACAGCCGCCGCCGTCTGACGGATCTTCCCGTCTATTACTTTGAGAGCGGGTCTGATGTGGACTATATCATACGTAAGCGCGGAATTAAGGGTATTCTTTTTGCCCGTTACGAGGACACCCGTCAGGAAGAGAAACGGCTTCTGGAATATTGCAAGGACCATGGACTCAAGACACTGATCGCCCCTACCATCAGCGAGGCCGATTCCGACGGGAACTTTCACCAGTGGGTCCGCCCCATCAAGATCGAGGATCTACTTGGCCGTGCGGAAATCAACATCAACCTCCGTCAGGTTGCGGAAGAGTTCCGTGGCAAAGTGGTGCTGGTGACCGGTGCCGCGGGCAGTATCGGCAGTGAGCTTTGTCGCCAGCTGGTACAGATGGGGATTCAGAGACTCGTCATGTTCGACTCAGCGGAAACTCCCCTTCACAATGTCCGTCTGGAGTTCGAGAAGAACTATCCCGGGATGGATTTTGTCCCTGTGATCGGTGACGTCCGTGTGAAGGAGCGTGTCCGTATGGTATTTGAGCTCTACCATCCCCAGATCGTCTTTCATGCGGCCGCCTACAAACACGTTCCTTTGATGGAGGAGAATCCCTGCGAGGCTGTCCTTGTCAATGTGATAGGTTCGCGACAGGTTGCCGACATGGCGGTGGAATACGGTGCGGAGAAAATGGTCATGGTCTCCACGGATAAGGCTGTGAACCCCACGAACGTGATGGGCTGTTCCAAACGACTGGCTGAAATCTACGTGCAGAGCCTGGGTTGTGCCATCGGTGAGGGAAAGGTGAAGGGTCGTACCCGTTTCATCACGACCCGCTTCGGTAATGTGCTGGGCAGTAACGGTTCGGTCATTCCCCGCTTTAAGGAACAGATCGAGAACGGCGGGCCTGTGACGGTCACCCATCCCGATATCATCCGCTTCTTCATGACCATCCCCGAAGCCTGCCGTCTGGTGATGGAGGCCGCCACGATGGGCCAGGGCAATGAGATCTTTGTCTTTGAGATGGGGCAGGCGGTGAAGATCGTTGACCTGGCTACGCGCATGATCGAGTTGGCGGGCTACCGTCCGGGTGAGGACATCAGGATCGAGTTCACCGGCTTGCGTCCCGGAGAAAAACTCTATGAGGAAGTGTTGAGCGACAAGGAAAATACGATTCCCACCGGGAACAAGAAGATCATGATAGCGAAGGTGAGAAGATATGAATATGCCGATATCCTTGACACGTATGAAGAGTTCGAGAAGCTGTCGCGTGCGGTAAGGATCATGGATACTGTCAGACTCATGAAGAAAGTGGTTCCTGAGTTCAAATCAAAGAACTCACCGAGATTTGAGGTATTGGATAAAGAATAA